The following are encoded together in the Oncorhynchus clarkii lewisi isolate Uvic-CL-2024 chromosome 25, UVic_Ocla_1.0, whole genome shotgun sequence genome:
- the LOC139383287 gene encoding D-glutamate cyclase, mitochondrial, with protein sequence MFQAWQGIRSLTNSIQRYPVQRLVCVKATTTRPCSGYQQANVVILHKSLADDFEAFCHANPSPLPLLYRSQPGEWGCPPLAADADIRVDCPQYCVFKDGLLVSRVSSLMSYSGQLQDMVSFYLGCSFSFERTLQKAGVPVRNVEQNCNVSMFRTSLQCRGVGQFQCPMVVTMRPVPEEKLDLVAQITHLTPLAHGGPIHIGDPAVLGIQDISRPEYGDPVALGPGDVPAFWACGVTGVEAVQSCKPPLAFTHSPGCMFLTDRQDSSVFASTSTPEPDQCPLTFSISQQPLHFSVASKAVVQSIRDLEKIIGEDPGERGIRALFVQDELLRSCLSLSHSSSVLITTGFPTHYTHNPPEETDGPPGAIAIAATLQALQKEVAIVTDHRALEMNQRIMEDAVKKGVIKTAVPLLSYQGNSPDSALYFLCHNGDHKKPRFDHLVAIERSGRASDGNYYNMRGVNIKHLVDPIDDLFTTASIIPGISTTGIGDGGNELGMGKVKEAVREHMPNGSLIACDVAADFAITAGVSNWGGYGMACALYILSLCPIHQRYLHKGLGQPHPPTQDQHQAWAASLPSVAKEEEMLSILVQHGVRSGKTGTLGMEVDGLTFHPTHSDLIIKLRDRTSQRK encoded by the exons ATGTTTCAGGCGTGGCAAGGTATAAGGTCACTCACCAACTCAATTCAACGGTATCCAGTGCAAAGACTAGTGTGTGTAAAGGCCACCACCACTAGACCGTGCTCAG GCTACCAGCAGGCTAATGTGGTGATCCTCCATAAGAGCCTAGCAGATGACTTCGAGGCATTCTGCCATGCCAACCCCAGCCCCCTGCCCCTGCTGTACAGGAGTCAGCCTGGGGAGTGGGGCTGTCCACCTCTCGCTGCAGACGCAGACATCAG AGTGGACTGTCCCCAGTACTGTGTGTTTAAGGATGGCCTGCTGGTATCCAGAGTGTCCAGCCTGATGTCCTACAGCGGTCAGCTCCAGGACATGGTCAGCTTCTACCTGGGCTGTAGCTTCAGCTTTGAGAGGACACTGCAGAAGGCCGGAGTCCCTGTCCGAAATGTGGAGCAGAACTGTAATGTCAGCATGTTCAGG ACATCTCTCCAGTGTAGAGGAGTGGGTCAGTTCCAGTGCCCTATGGTGGTGACTATGAGACCGGTACCTGAGGAGAAGCTGGACCTTGTGGCCCAGATCACTCACCTGACCCCTCTGGCCCATGGAGGACCCATCCACATCGGGGACCCAG CTGTGCTGGGGATCCAGGACATATCCAGGCCGGAGTATGGGGACCCGGTGGCCCTTGGCCCAGGAGATGTACCTGCGTTCTGGGCCTGTGGGGTCACTGGTGTGGAGGCTGTCCAGAGTTGCA AGCCCCCACTGGCATTCACCCACTCTCCAGGCTGCATGTTCCTCACTGATCGACAGGACTCATCCGTCTTTGCGTCCACATCCACCCCTGAGCCTGACCAATGCCCTCTGACTTTCTCCATCTCCCAGCAGCCTTTGCACTTCAGTGTGGCGTCCAAGGCTGTAGTCCAGAGCATACGAGACCTGGAGAAGATCATTGGCGAGGACCCAGGGGAGAGAGGTATCCGTGCATTGTTTGTCCAGGATGAGTTGCTGAGGTCTTGCCTGTCCCTCTCCCACTCTTCATCTGTGCTCATCACTACGGGGTTCCCCACCcactacacacacaacccccctgAGGAGACAGACGGGCCCCCCGGAGCCATCGCCATAGCAGCCACTCTCCAGGCCCTCCAGAAGGAGGTTGCTATAGTGACGGATCACCGTGCCCTGGAGATGAATCAGAGGATTATGGAGGATGCGGTAAAGAAAG GTGTGATAAAGACAGCCGTACCACTGCTCAGTTACCAAGGCAACAGCCCAGACTCAGCACTGTACTTCCTGTGTCATAACGGAGACCATAAAAAGCCCAG GTTTGACCACTTGGTGGCAATAGAGCGCAGTGGCAGAGCATCTGATGGGAACTACTACAATATGAGAGGAGTGAACATCAAACACCTGGTGGACCCTATAGATGATCTATTCACCACAGCCAGCATCATCCCTGGCATCAGCACCACAG ggATAGGAGATGGCGGGAACGAGCTGGGCATGGGCAAGGTGAAGGAGGCAGTGAGAGAACACATGCCCAATGGGAGCCTGATAGCCTGTGACGTGGCTGCTGACTTTGCCATCACTGCAG GAGTGTCTAACTGGGGAGGCTACGGCATGGCCTGTGCTCTATACATCCTCAGTCTCTGTCCCATCCACCAGCGGTACCTCCACAAAGGCCTGGGCCAGCCTCACCCACCTACCCAGGACCAGCACCAGGCCTGGGCTGCTAGCCTGCCCTCTGTAGCCAAG GAGGAGGAGATGCTGTCCATCCTGGTACAACATGGTGTCCGCAGCGGAAAGACAGGAACCCTGGGCATGGAGGTGGACGGCCTGACCTTTCACCCCACACACTCTGACCTCATCATAAAGCTCAGGGACCGCACCTCACAGAGAAAGTGA